In the Gracilimonas sp. genome, CAACAAGTCTAAAGATAAATTTGTTTTCACTCCTGATGCTGAATCTTCAGCACTCAAATATGCACGGGCAAACCTGAAACCACCTTCATCCAATAGCTCCACAGAGTCGCGCTGAAGGTCAAGAGATTTCCATGCCGTTCTGTTCAGATAGAAATCAGCCAGATTCCAGATATTATTCATAGTGTATACATCCTCATCCTGACCTCCTCTCAACTTACGTAAGCGGTCAATAATAACCAGAGCCTGCGAATTTGATTGCGAACTTGTCGTGAGATGTTGATAATCAGAAAGTCCCGTAATCAACGAGTCTTCGACTCCCCTTGTATAATTTTCTACCTGGTTCTGAAATATTGTTCTAACCGCATACCGGTTGAATGGACGTTGCCGGGAAATCAACTCGTTTGAAGCCAAAAAGTTTACAACCTCTCCATCCGTGTTCAGCCCGATTCTTACTTCATAGTCATTGCTCTCCGTCTCGGTATTGAATTCACGCACTTCCCAATGCATAAAAGGAAGATTCTTTAAGTACCTGGATTCCTGAATCTGATGTTTGAATTCCCTGACTCCCCATTTTTTTTGAAGTGAATCAATCACTTCATCTGAAGTATTAAATTCGGAAGAAGGATAAAAGTCGAGCGACTGATATTGCCAGCTTTGAAAGACCGAATCTGCTTTTTCAATAATTCGGTCTTTTGGAACATTGACATCAGAAATTGTAAATGGATGATGATTTGGAAATGAATAGAAAAACCATCCTATCCCGGCTACCCCGAATAGAAGAATCAAAACATCCCTAAAGAGTTTTTTACTCTGTTGCATGTATCTCTTTACGAAAAACTTGTATTAGGTTTCGTGAATATGCTTAGATTCAGGCAAATTTCGAAACACTGTTGGTTATTTTTTATGTGCTTAATTACTTTTGCATACAAATCTCATCCCAGGTACGATCTCATCCTGGCCGGCAACAGGGATGAATTCTATGGCCGGCCAACCCGCGAGGCAAAATTTTGGTCTGAGGAAGGTAACCCAAATATTTTAGCCGGCAAAGACCTTGAAGCCGGCGGAACGTGGCTTGGTGTTCATAAAAGTGGAAAATGGAGTGCCCTTACCAACTATCGTGACCCTTCAATCAAAAAAGAGGACCCTCCCAGTCGTGGCGAAATAGTGCTTGATTACTTAAAAGCCAATCAGACTGCTATGGATTATCTTGCTGATCTATCCAAGAAGGCTGAATTATATAATGGATTTAACTTATTGGTATGGGACGAAAAGGATTTTTACCACTACTCAAACCAAAATAAAAAAGTAACAAGGATTGAGCCTGGTATTCACGGGCTGAGCAATGCCCTGCTCGACACTCCATGGCCAAAACTAGTAACGGCAAATCAGGAGCTGCGTAATATCATTTCTGAAGAGGATTTTGATAAAGAAGATATTTTTAAACTCCTCGCTGATGATAGAAAAGCATCAGACCATGAGTTACCTGTTACCGGGATTCCCAAAGAATTGGAAAAAGCCGTCTCGTCCATTTTTATCAAGACCGAGAATTATGGGTCTCGATGTTCTACGGTTTTACTGATTGATAAAGAGGGAAACATCGATTTTACCGAACGTCGGTTTGAGCCAGGTACTACCGAGATTGCAGGCGAACAATATT is a window encoding:
- a CDS encoding NRDE family protein, encoding MCLITFAYKSHPRYDLILAGNRDEFYGRPTREAKFWSEEGNPNILAGKDLEAGGTWLGVHKSGKWSALTNYRDPSIKKEDPPSRGEIVLDYLKANQTAMDYLADLSKKAELYNGFNLLVWDEKDFYHYSNQNKKVTRIEPGIHGLSNALLDTPWPKLVTANQELRNIISEEDFDKEDIFKLLADDRKASDHELPVTGIPKELEKAVSSIFIKTENYGSRCSTVLLIDKEGNIDFTERRFEPGTTEIAGEQYFRI